Proteins encoded in a region of the Drosophila busckii strain San Diego stock center, stock number 13000-0081.31 chromosome 2L, ASM1175060v1, whole genome shotgun sequence genome:
- the LOC108601269 gene encoding uncharacterized protein LOC108601269: MTCTGVLKPLPPTYQKLMVENLTVIRPPILKIYYWESFDIAGLNKKLRSNQQYHDHVLVIPVRQIQSQPLKMIFWLRNMSAKPLTLNLKRIQNCACRPLQTRVGFNQFRQLYHCPHRRLIHLSQETLNLKPDEVLPLSVTAHFFLYGMHMLIYEVHTEDKRMFTWKFQLEISAFDPDKCLLTKELLPVNIKHFQHVTQPIWVQNITMTHLAFNFSTRERSFKLHNSNLTVPRQSVWPLLVEYRPLDYENELELVLTFDKSKARYKIKARGIITDEDELTDMPLKDRQSADYLYVIYPNRLSFDICLRERRTQLVNVHNYGQNCMEFRWQNYIISDFFAVTFEPAVFHLKGHHSKLCEIKLTVYDRLIFFRRIPIVLEVHRILDEATLIAQAELSEIESIDDPKWKEDSYIEHVFLHLNVRASTRDIVDTELDNMDQDVGLCSPCGGAGLDVGAAGDATPTSQPSPEQKKQTEREQTVRRLAAKNKLNANEIIELSMAIDQRTTIFEKLFWKYLSKSSFMRIGATRSRSNANKTYQEVVVGELVSHSTSNHNTVDRNTVMEVISRLMVDATNDLAKNWIFIPSQYYDRQT; the protein is encoded by the exons ATGACGTGTACAGGCGTACTCAAGCCACTGCCGCCGACGTATCAAAAATTGATGGTAGAAAACTTGACGGTTATACGGCCACCCATACTAAAGATTTACTATTGGGAGAGTTTCGATATAGCAGG GCTGAATAAAAAACTGCGCTCGAATCAACAGTATCATGACCATGTCTTGGTCATACCTGTGCGTCAGATTCAAAGTCAGCCGCTCAAGATGATCTTCTGGCTACGCAATATGTCCGCCAAGCCGCTGACTTTGAATCTGAAGCGCATACAGAACTGTGCGTGTAGACCGCTGCAAACGCGCGTAGGCTTCAATCAATTTCGCCAGCTCTACCATTGCCCACATCGTCGTCTCATACACTTGAGCCAAGAGACGCTCAATCTGAAGCCGGATGAGGTGCTGCCCTTGAGTGTCACGGCGCACTTTTTTCTCTATGGCATGCACATGCTAATCTATGAGGTGCA CACTGAAGATAAACGCATGTTTACATGGAAATTCCAGCTGGAGATTTCTGCTTTCGATCCGGACAAATGTCTGCTGACCAAGGAGCTGCTGCCAGTGAATATTAAACACTTTCAGCATGTTACTCAACCCATTTGGGTGCAGAATATAACCATGACGCATCTGGCCTTCAACTTCTCCACACGCGAACGTTCCTTCAAGCTGCACAATTCGAACTTAACTGTGCCCAGGCAAAGCGTTTGGCCGCTGCTCGTGGAATATCGTCCTTTGGACTATGAGAACGAG CTTGAGCTAGTGCTCACCTTTGACAAGTCCAAGGCACGCTATAAGATCAAGGCACGTGGCATTATAACTGATGAGGATGAGCTCACTGACATGCCGCTGAAGGATAGACAATCTGCTGATTATCTCTATGTAATCTACCCGAATCGCCTGAGTTTTGACATTTGCCTGCGCGAGCGTCGCACTCAGTTGGTAAATGTTCATAACTATGGGCAAAATTGCATGGAGTTTCGCTGGCAAAA CTACATTATCAGCGATTTTTTCGCAGTTACCTTTGAGCCTGCTGTCTTTCATCTTAAGGGGCATCACTCGAAGCTCTGCGAGATAAAGCTGACTGTCTACGATCGCCTTATCTTCTTTCGTCGCATACCCATTGTGCTGGAGGTGCATCGCATACTCGATGAGGCCACATTGATTGCCCAAGCTGAGCTCTCCGAAATCGAGTCCATTGATGATCCCAAATGGAAGGAGGACAGCTACATAGAGCATGTATTTTTGCATCTCAACGTACGCGCCTCAACGCGTGACATTGTTGACACTGAGCTGGACAACATGGATCAGGATGTGGGCCTCTGCTCGCCTTGCGGTGGTGCGGGCCTAGatgttggtgctgctggcgatgccacgcccacatcgCAGCCAAGCCCGGAGCAAAAAAAGCAGACAGAACGCGAGCAAACTGTTAGACGTCTGGCAGCCAAGAACAAACTGAATGCCAACGAGATCATTGAGCTCAGCATGGCCATCGATCAGCGCACCACCATATTCGAGAAACTCTTTTGGAAATATCTATCCAAGTCGAGCTTCATGCGCATTGGCGCCACTCGCTCGCGTTCCAATGCCAACAAAACCTATCAGGAGGTGGTCGTAGGCGAGCTTGTCTCACATAGCACCAGCAACCACAATACGGTCGATCGCAA CACTGTTATGGAAGTTATCAGTCGCTTGATGGTGGATGCCACCAATGATCTGGCAAAGAACTGGATATTTATACCCTCGCAGTATTATGATCGTCAAACTTAA
- the LOC108595508 gene encoding probable protein S-acyltransferase 23, whose product MTRCIGYRYLNSCLLGACSKLEFECPTFLQLLSKANKIAHLLENPLHHQPALSVGQPERLGVEFDFYNVASSKVHPSPGAARSVWALTASSSCNMEEDGHGHADIDIDIDHRAHSPSGANGVPSSGNGNEHDNNLLLFEGIDGATVNLDDIFDIIKNGESSEVENLVEKFGLECLSARDRHGYTPAHWIALNGNVQLMRYLIERSAPIDLPCLGTQGPRPIHWACRKGHASVVQVLLQAGVAVNAADFKGLTPLHLACMYGRTATAAYLLGMGALNNLTDINGDTALHWAAYKGHADLMRLLMYSGVELQKTDNFGSTPLHLACLSGNINCVRLLCEKSQLELEPRDKNGKTPMMLAQAHQHQDVVRLLYGEVKKKSRWLPSVSESWGWLFGGAGDSKGPLFLFLFSVLLWYPMYMIHAIPITWNILRRSHYCFIYWNVVMWISWAIANRRDPGYIPLSSDAYYRAIKQIPYFDKLKKRNVMLTRLCHSCRCLRPLRAKHCRVCNRCVSYFDHHCPFIYNCVGLRNRMWFFLFVLSVAVNCSFTIYFACYCVMIEGFTLLYVLGLIEAVVFCGLGWILTCTSVLHACMNLTTNEMFNYKRYPYLRDKRGRYQNPFSRGPILNLLEFFVCLPDRGDDNDLLLEDNI is encoded by the exons ATGACTCGCTGTATCGGCTATCGATATCTGAACAGCTGTTTGCTGGGCGCCTGTTCGAAACTCGAATTCGAGTGCCCTACATTC ttgcagttgcttagcaaagccaacaaaattgCACATTTACTGGAAAACCCGTTGCATCACCAACCAGCTCTGTCGGTTGGTCAACCGGAACGTCTTGGCGTAGAATTTGATTTCTACAACGTGGCTTCCAGCAAGGTACACCCGAGTCCGGGGGCCGCGCGCAGTGTGTGGGCGCTGACGGCCTCCTCATCATGTAATATGGAAGAAGATGGACACGGCCATGCTGACATTGACATAGACATTGATCATCGCGCACACTCGCCAAGTGGCGCCAATGGTGTCCCcagcagcggcaatggcaacgagcatgacaacaatttgttgttgtttgaggGGATAGATGGAGCGACTGTCAACCTGGATGATATATTCGACATCATCAAGAATGGCGAGAGCAGCGAAGTGGAGAATCTGGTAGAGAAATTTGGCTTGGAGTGTCTGTCCGCCAGAGATCGTCATGGCTACACACCCGCACATTGGATAGCACTCAACGGTAATGTGCAGCTAATGCGTTATCTTATCGAGCGCTCCGCACCCATTGATCTGCCTTGCCTGGGCACGCAGGGACCACGACCCATACACTGGGCCTGCCGCAAGGGTCATGCCTCAGTGGTGCAGGTGCTGCTGCAGGCGGGTGTGGCGGTCAATGCAGCGGATTTTAAAGGTTTAACTCCGCTGCATTTGGCCTGCATGTACGGACGCACTGCAACTGCTGCCTACTTGCTGGGCATGGGTGCACTGAATAATCTAACGGATATTAATGGGGACACTGCGCTGCATTGGGCGGCCTACAAAGGGCATGCGGATCTGATGCGATTGCTCATGTACTCTGGCGTGGAGCTGCAGAAAACGGATAATTTTGGTTCAACTCCATTGCATTTGGCCTGCCTATCCGGCAACATAAACTGTGTGCGGCTGCTGTGCGAGAAAtcgcagctggagctggagccacGTGATAAGAATGGCAAAACGCCCATGATGTTGGCACAGGCACATCAGCATCAGGATGTAGTGCGTCTGCTGTATGGCGAAGTTAAGAAGAAATCACGATGGCTACCTTCGGTATCCGAGAGCTGGGGTTGGCTCTTTGGCGGCGCTGGTGACTCCAAGGGTCCGCTGTTTCTCTTCCTCTTCTCCGTGCTCTTGTGGTATCCCATGTATATGATACACGCCATACCCATTACATGGAATATACTGCGTCGCTCGCACTATTGCTTCATCTATTGGAACGTGGTCATGTGGATTAGCTGGGCCATTGCCAATCGACGTGATCCTGGCTACATACCACTTAGCTCCGACGCCTATTACAGAGCCATCAAGCAGATACCCTATTTTGACAAGCTCAAGAAGCGCAACGTCATGTTGACGCGACTTTGccacagctgccgctgcttgcgTCCACTGCGCGCCAAACATTGTCGCGTCTGCAATCGCTGCGTTTCCTACTTTGATCACCATTGTCCTTTTATTTACAACTGCGTGGGCTTACGAAATCGCATGTGGTTCTTTCTCTTTGTGCTCTCTGTGGCCGTCAATTGCTCCTTTACCATATACTTTGCCTGCTACTGTGTGATGATTGAGGGATTCACGCTGCTCTACGTGCTGGGTCTCATCGAGGCGGTGGTCTTTTGTGGACTCGGCTGGATACTCACGTGCACTTCG gTGCTGCATGCCTGCATGAATCTAACTACCAACGAAATGTTTAACTATAAGCGTTATCCATATCTTCGCGACAAGCGCGGACGCTATCAGAATCCTTTCTCACGTGGTCCCATACTCAATCTGCTAGAGTTCTTTGTCTGCCTGCCGGATCGAGGCGATGATAACGATTTGCTGCTCGAGGATAACATTTGA
- the LOC108608399 gene encoding LOW QUALITY PROTEIN: ELAV-like protein 2 (The sequence of the model RefSeq protein was modified relative to this genomic sequence to represent the inferred CDS: deleted 1 base in 1 codon) gives MVEGQTAVQQQQQQQQQQSNAVAASVGSGNSSTGGGAGGGGSGGGAGNVTSTVNSQAQQNGGTGVTTGAAAATAAGGVGSNQANSNNATSNNNNNNSAATNNNNNNNTTASNNNNITTTITTTTLKKLLYYLPQTMSQDEIRSLFVSFGEVESCKLIRDKVTGQSLGYGFVNYVKQEDAEKAINALNGLRLQNKTIKVSIARPSSESIKGANLYVSGLPKNMTQSDLESLFSPYGKIITSRILCDNITDEHAAGLSKGVGFIRFDQRFEADRAIKELNGTTPKNSTEPITVKFANNPSSNKNSMQPLAAYIAPQNTRGGRAFPANAAAGAAAAAAAAAIHPNAGRYSSVISRYSPLTSDLITNGMIQGNTITSSGWCIFVYNLAPETEENVLWQLFGPFGAVQSVKVIRDLQSNKCKGFGFVTMTNYEEAVLAIQSLNGYTLGNRVLQVSFKTNKNKQT, from the exons ATGGTTGAGGGTCAGACAGCggttcaacagcagcagcagcagcaacaacagcagtcgaatgctgttgctgccagcgtAGGCAGTGGCAACAGCTCCACTGGCGgaggtgctggtggtggtggtagtGGTGGCGGTGCTGGCAATGTCACCAGCACTGTAAACAGTCAGgcgcaacaaaatggcggcacAGGCGTAACAACgggcgcagcggcagcaactgctgctggtggcgttGGCAGCAATCAGGCCAACTCAAACAATGcaactagcaacaacaataataacaatagcgCAGccacaaataacaacaacaacaataac acaacagcgagtaataacaataatataacaacaaccataacaacaacaacgctaaAGAAATTGCTTTACTACTTGCCACAAACAATGTCGCAGGATGAAATTCGTTCATTATTCGTTAGCTTTGGTGAGGTGGAGAGCTGCAAGCTAATACGCGATAAGGTCACAG GTCAAAGTTTGGGCTATGGCTTTGTCAACTATGTGAAGCAAGAGGATGCAGAGAAGGCCATCAATGCTCTGAACGGTCTACGcctgcaaaacaaaaccatTAAG GTCTCCATTGCGCGCCCCAGCTCGGAGAGCATCAAAGGCGCCAATTTATATGTCTCGGGTCTTCCAAAGAATATGACACAGTCCGATTTGGAATCATTGTTCAGTCCATACGGCAAGATCATAACTTCGCGCATACTTTGTGATAATATCACTG ATGAACATGCGGCTG GTCTCTCCAAGGGCGTTGGCTTTATACGCTTCGATCAGCGCTTTGAGGCTGATCGCGCCATCAAGGAGCTAAACGGCACCACACCGAAAAATTCCACCGAACCGATAACCGTTAAATTTGCCAACAatcccagcagcaacaagaacagcatGCAACCGCTGGCCGCCTACATTGCACCACAGAATACGCGCGGCGGGCGCGCCTTTCCAGCCAATGCTGCCGCCGGAGCGgccgcggctgctgctgccgctgccataCATCCCAACGCTGGGCGTTACAG CTCTGTGATCTCACGCTACTCGCCGCTTACCAGTGATCTGATTACCAATGGCATGATCCAGGGCAACACCATTACCAGCTCGGGTTGGTGCATTTTTGTCTACAATCTGGCGCCAGAGACTGAGGAGAATGTGCTCTGGCAGCTGTTTGGACCATTTGGCGCCGTGCAGTCCGTCAAG GTTATACGCGATTTGCAGAGCAACAAGTGCAAGGGCTTTGGATTCGTCACCATGACCAACTATGAGGAAGCTGTGCTGGCCATACAATCGCTCAACGGCTACACGCTGGGCAATCGGGTACTCCAGGTCAGCTTCAAGaccaacaaaaataagcaaacgtAA
- the LOC108608139 gene encoding AF4/FMR2 family member 4: MEDPERRKRREREKYERQQGIQSDDRETSLFGEPRRVNPSDGDAQIAAALGDFTHARDYMNASTVGISRQAPLKGAAVSASAATTNASLLPTSQQQQHYQQQQRAPTYLKHADNKPPYNGRGGYPGQPMKNDIPSSSGMAPPRGPPRANSVASNSNSNSNSSSATNNANAAATASPLGPPMSTQMPNGREKSFLGPPAPALPNGGRFVPPALSSKRSSAHQPTPPEKDINKIITEMTNNYCVTPLTLIAATPHAPMRENYNLNGPNKFKYAFDAVDPIGPLNSPPAASSGIGGASSSLITPLPTPIAPIGSPIAPLLTTPPQASQLPLPLPAGPAAIIANTQVPQSLITAAPTPPKASPHATPPVIKPLKSEKNHSLEKQDSCLENDLELSESDDERKKDGRSAGNSSNSSESDSSESGSESSSKGDLHQQQQQQQQLLLQQQQQQLMLQQQQQQQQQQQQQQQQQQQQRKLSSSSNGSKKKYSQTIIASGSNTISGMLNSVGGSASANGVVGSSNSAVGGGNGGGSSSSHAGTMSSSSSSNKTPSPTDSNRWNLSRFFHKPTNQTTAESVSPGVGVGNVSMKVPGILPGGAQIIPESMEVTTAIVKNEKLLHDEARHLSNADDDDVGSEQQQQQQQRYGVGLSVTVKKEQLEQEQLALAGALPKNQIKREARLSESPSISGSSSSDSTGGSSEVMPLPGLGETLQIPGVPAAITTVLRVPSTAQHKAPPNSVTLTPIGPLPASPKQRQKKPRKKKMSAATAPPLDSSDEDEPASSHKKHALELAAATAAAAAQPSLPAVKKGRGRPRKQTQQQQQKQSGNLSSASASSTHAKGPTLTAAKKPLNKALTAATVAVSRKRDHSSNSSSNSNTPTKKPNNMPTAAALKCSASSLAAAAAASVAPAVAASSSDDDEDSSSSSCSSSKTSNSGSSSSSDSESTPAVASNPNTTAAATVAAVPNAAQNRRIVKINKLGAQVKSKRRYSNSSNSSSSETEQQQQQQQQQHTIQQTATAAPQQQQQRSSQRLSSSDCSSSASSGSSSNSGGSMASSASSGSSSDEDIPTTDAHRSGKRKSDKKKICTLTRIFNPKEGGAKKQGQVLIMEQSQEQLQQQQQQQQQQQQQAKELPRAPRATPTELLGANLTSPARTTTPQLTSLICKIDLSKLSRIPEEWYTRQEQRLKAQQQNGHLSSRSTEGARTPKDLNAYTPNGYVQSNSNSGKLLGGVKHELGVKPEPELDAGYEAKYKPNNVKQELLLKQELPPARRRKRSSSSSSSPYKEKKRKKEKAEQLSKEMLPVPVLLPANNHERISRDKLELLQQEHAANGSPTKQSQHQQQHQLHSRSAQTANATTTVAAVQTTPTVVTATAAATVMPTAAAAIVHMPTTCSEAVQTTPPQGLAAATTTMLRPIYRSYFDNEEEHTSDDLRKSDQLLQEAIRRKRAADLERDSFNQMTLYLEAIIYFLLTADAMERCNMEATWTLYKDTLTLIKYISSKNRPYQQQTNGKHESHNIVAILSLRCQSLISLKLYKLRRANCRAIIASCSDFFRTNRGDLPNGNTPSSISPSNSVGSQGSGSNTPPGRIVPQDIHNQLCKQNEYLAYVNSAHELWDQADRLVRTGNHIDFIRKLDHENGPLTLHSSMHEVFRYVEAGLKTLRDSVSYPQALSQSQLQSQSQ, from the exons ATGGAGGATCCGGAGCGGCGCAAGAGACGCGAACGTGAAAAATATGAACGTCAACAGGGCATACAGAGCGATGATCGCGAGACTAGTCTATTTGGTGAGCCGCGTCGCGTCAATCCCAGCGATGGGGATGCGCAAATAGCCGCGGCGCTGGGAGATTTTACACATGCCCGCGACTATATGAATGCCAGCACTGTGGGCATTTCTAGGCAGGCGCCGCTCAAGGGTGCTGCCGTCTCCGCCTCAGCAGCCACAACCAATGCCTCGTTGCTGCCCacgtcacagcagcagcaacactatcagcaacagcaacgagcgCCCACCTATCTGAAGCATGCGGACAATAAGCCGCCGTACAATGGACGCGGCGGCTATCCGGGCCAGCCCATGAAGAACGACATACCCTCGAGTAGCGGCATGGCGCCACCACGCGGCCCGCCCAGAGCCAACTCcgttgccagcaacagcaacagcaacagcaactcgtCCAGCGCCACAAACAATGCCaatgcggcagcaacagcctcACCGCTCGGCCCGCCCATGTCCACGCAGATGCCCAACGGACGCGAAAAGTCCTTTCTAGGTcctccagcgccagcgctgCCCAATGGCGGACGCTTTGTGCCGCCAGCGCTGAGCAGCAAACGCTCATCAGCGCATCAGCCGACGCCGCCAGAG AAGGACATCAACAAAATCATCACCGAAATGACCAACAACTATTGTGTGACGCCGCTGACGCTGATTGCGGCCACGCCGCATGCGCCCATGCGGGAGAACTACAACCTGAACGGGCCCAATAAGTTTAAGTACGCATTTGACGCTGTCGATCCCATTGGACCACTCAACTCACCGCCTGCCGCTAGCAGCGGCATTGGTGGCGCTTCCTCCTCGCTCATCACACCGCTGCCTACGCCCATTGCACCAATTGGTTCGCCCATAGCGCCGCTGTTGACGACGCCGCCGCAGGCTAGCCAactgccattgccactgccCGCGGGCCCGGCGGCAATCATAGCAAACACACAAGTGCCGCAATCATTGATTACAGCGGCGCCAACGCCGCCAAAGGCATCGCCGCATGCCACGCCGCCAGTGATCAAACCGCTCAAATCGGAGAAGAATCACTCGCTGGAGAAGCAGGACTCGTG CCTTGAAAACGATCTGGAGCTTTCCGAATCGGATGATGAACGCAAGAAGGACGG CCGCTCAgccggcaacagcagcaacagctccgAATCGGACTCTAGCGAATCGGGCAGCGAGTCCAGCAGCAAAGGCGATctgcatcagcaacaacagcagcagcagcaactgctactgcaacaacaacagcaacagctaatgctgcaacaacagcagcaacaacaacaacagcagcagcagcagcaacaacaacagcagcagcaacgcaagCTGTCCTCCAGCTCCAATGGCAGCAAGAAGAAATACAGCCAGACGATAATtgccagtggcagcaacacaaTCAGCGGCATGCTCAATTCAGTGGGCGGCAGTGCGAGCGCCAATGGTGTtgtcggcagcagcaacagcgctgttggcggcggcaacggcggTGGATCCAGTAGCAGCCATGCCGGCACCatgagcagctccagctcttcCAATAAGACTCCCTCGCCCACGGACAGCAATCGCTGGAATCTGAGTCGCTTCTTCCACAAGCCAACCAACCAGACGACAGCGGAGAGCGTCTCGCcaggcgtgggcgtgggtaATGTGAGCATGAAAGTGCCCGGCATTTTGCCAGGCGGTGCGCAGATCATACCCGAGTCCATGGAGGTCACCACGGCCATTGTGAAGAACGAAAAGCTGCTGCACGACGAGGCGCGTCACTTAAGCAATGCGGATGACGACGATGTCGGaagcgaacagcagcagcagcagcagcaacgctatGGCGTCGGTCTAAGCGTCACTGTTAAGaaggagcagctggagcaggagcagctcgCGCTGGCTGGAGCATTGCCAAAGAACCAAATAAAGCGCGAGGCGCGTCTTTCGGAATCGCCCAGCATCAGCGGCAGTAGCAGCTCCGACAGCaccggcggcagcagcgaagTGATGCCGCTGCCCGGCTTGGGTGAAACACTGCAGATACCTGGAGTGCCGGCGGCTATCACAACGGTGCTGCGCGTGCCTTCGACAGCGCAGCATAAAGCGCCGCCCAACAGCGTCACACTGACGCCCATTGGACCGCTGCCCGCGTCGCCGAAGCAGCGACAGAAGAAGCcgcgcaaaaagaaaatgtcaGCGGCCACGGCGCCACCTTTGGACTCCAGCGATGAGGATGAGCCTGCCAGCAGTCACAAGAAGCACGCCTTAGAGCTGGCGGCAGCAaccgccgcagctgcagcgcagccaTCGCTGCCTGCGGTCAAAAAGGGACGCGGACGGCCGCGCaagcagacgcagcagcagcagcaaaagcagagcGGCAATctgagcagcgccagcgcaagCAGCACGCACGCCAAGGGACCAACGCTGACGGCAGCCAAGAAGCCGCTCAATAAAGCgctcacagcagcaactgttgccgtCAGTCGCAAGCGTgatcacagcagcaacagcagctccaacagcaacacgcccaccaaaaagccaaataatatgccaacagcagcggcgctcAAGTGCTCTGCGTCttcgttggcagcagcagcagcagcatcagttgcgcctgcagttgctgccagcagctcggatgatgatgaggatagcagcagcagcagttgcagcagcagcaagactAGCaatagcggcagcagcagcagcagtgataGTGAATCAACGCCAGCAGTTGCTTCCAACCCAaacaccacagcagcagcaacagttgctgctgtgccgaATGCAGCGCAAAATCGACGCATtgttaaaatcaataaactggGTGCGCAGGTGAAGTCGAAGCGacgctacagcaacagcagcaatagcagcagcagcgaaaccgagcagcagcaacaacaacagcagcagcagcatacg atacagcaaacagcaacagcagcgccgcagcagcaacagcagcgcagcagtcaACGTCTGAGTAGTTCAGACTGCAGCAGCTctgccagcagcggcagcagcagcaacagtggcgGCAGCATGGccagcagcgcaagcagcggcagcagcagcgacgaggATATACCCACAACGGATGCGCATCGCAGCGGCAAACGGAAGAGCGATAAGAAAAAGATTTGCACGCTGACGCGCATATTCAATCCCAAAGAGGGTGGTGCCAAAAAACAGGGTCAAGTGCTCATCATGGAGCAATcgcaggagcagctgcagcaacaacagcagcagcagcagcagcaacaacaacaagccaaagAGCTGCCACGTGCGCcgcgtgccacgcccacagaaCTGCTGGGCGCCAATTTAACGTCGCCAGCACGCACCACAACGCCGCAGCTAACGTCGCTCATCTGCAAGATCGACCTCAGCAAACTGTCGCGTATTCCCGAAGAATGGTACACGCGTCAGGAGCAGCGACTgaaggcgcagcagcagaatgGCCACCTGAGCAGTCGCTCAACCGAGGGAGCACGCACGCCCAAGGATCTGAATGCCTATACGCCCAATGGCTATGTGCAGTCAAATTCGAACAGTGGCAAACTGCTGGGCGGCGTTAAGCATGAGCTGGGCGTCAAACCCGAGCCGGAGCTGGACGCCGGCTATGAGGCGAAGTATAAGCCAAACAACGTTAAGCAAGAGCTTCTGCTCAAGCAGGAGCTGCCGCCGGCGCGTCGACGCAAacgcagctccagctccagctcgagTCCCTACAAGGAGAAGAAGCGGAAAAAGGAGAAAGCCGAACAGCTTAGCAAGGAAATGTTGCCCGTGCctgtgctgctgcctgccaacAATCATGAGCGAATATCACGCGacaagctggagctgctgcagcaggaaCATGCTGCCAATGGCAGTCCCACTAAGCAATcacaacaccagcagcagcatcaactgcATAGTCGCTCCGCGCAAACTGCCAATGCCAcgacaacagttgctgctgtgcaaacAACCCCAACTGTTgtaactgcaacagcagcagcaaccgtgatgccaacagcagcagcagcaatagttcATATGCCCACCACCTGCAGCGAAGCCGTGCAAACGACGCCGCCGCAAGGATTAGCGGCGGCAACTACAACAATGTTGCGCCCCATTTATCGCTCCTACTTTGACAACGAAGAGGAGCACACCAGCGATGATCTCAG aaaaagCGATCAGCTGCTCCAGGAGGCTATACGGCGAAAGCGTGCCGCTGACTTGGAACGTGACTCCTTCAATCAGATGACGCTTTACTTGGAGGCAATTATTTACTTTCTGCTCACTGCCGATGCCATGGAGCGCTGCAATATGGAGGCCACCTGGACCTTGTACAAGGACACGCTGACGCTTATTAA ATACATTTCATCGAAAAATCGACCGTATCAGCAGCAAACGAATGGAAAGCATGAATCACACAATATTGTTGCCATACTAAG CCTGCGTTGTCAATCGTTAATATCCTTAAAGCTTTACAAACTGCGTCGTGCGAATTGTCGCGCCATTATTGCTAGCTGCTCCGATTTCTTTCGCACTAATAGAGGGGATCTACCTAATGGCAATACGCCGTCCTCCATATCACCATCGAACTCAGTGGGCTCACAG GGCTCCGGTTCGAATACGCCGCCTGGCAGAATAGTGCCTCAAGATATACACAATCAGCTGTGCAAACAGAATGAGTATCTCGCCTATGTTAACAGTGCACATGAGCTGTGGGACCAAGCCGACAGATTGGTGCGCACTGGCAATCATATAG acTTTATACGCAAACTGGATCATGAGAATGGGCCACTGACACTGCATAGCAGCATGCATGAGGTATTTCGTTATGTAGAGGCAGGCCTTAAGACGCTACGCGACTCTGTCTCATATCCACAAGCGCTGTCGCAATCGCAGTTACAGTCACAGTCGCAGTAG